In a genomic window of Lycium ferocissimum isolate CSIRO_LF1 unplaced genomic scaffold, AGI_CSIRO_Lferr_CH_V1 ctg26409, whole genome shotgun sequence:
- the LOC132043635 gene encoding large ribosomal subunit protein uL5m translates to MDQLMFPLYFHYEDVSRQDPLLKPNHANVMEVPGSCKIIVVPKTAPSIKNGKLAMEIPCGQKLIQTQRASTGKSFRSNPFLGSNKDKKGYVSDLARQSTLRGHGMSHFLVRISTVMSLLDSPVEIRERSIQFSMETEFCEFSPELEDHFEIFEHIRGFNVTIVTSANTQDETLPPWSGFLQKDEGETQ, encoded by the coding sequence ATGGATCAACTCATGTTTCCACTCTATTTTCATTACGAGGATGTATCACGTCAGGATCCGTTGCTCAAACCGAATCACGCCAACGTTATGGAAGTTCCTGGATCGTGTAAAATAATAGTAGTACCAAAGACAGCACCTTCTatcaaaaatggaaaattggctatggagattccgtgCGGTCAGAAATTAATACAGACGCAAAGGGCTTCAACAGGAAAGTCGTTTCGATCCAATCCATTCTTGGGGTCAAATAAAGACAAAAAAGGATATGTCAGTGACCTAGCACGACAAAGCACTCTCCGAGGGCATGGAATGTCACATTTTTTGGTCAGAATATCCACAGTAATGTCTCTGTTAGATTCTCCGGTCGAAATAAGGGAAAGGTCAATTCAATTCTCGATGGAAACGGAATTTTGCGAATTCTCCCCCGAACTGGAAGATCATTTCGAGATCTTCGAACATATTCGAGGGTTCAATGTTACTATTGTAacttcggccaacacacaagaTGAGACTTTACCACCGTGGAGCGGCTTTTTGCAAAAAGATGAGGGGGAAACTCAGTAA